The Vulpes vulpes isolate BD-2025 chromosome 10, VulVul3, whole genome shotgun sequence genome has a window encoding:
- the PITPNM2 gene encoding membrane-associated phosphatidylinositol transfer protein 2 isoform X10, whose translation MHIPSWFRSILPKAALRVVEESWNAYPYTRTRFTCPFVEKFSIDIETFYKTDAGENPNVFSLSPVEKNQLTIGNLHQDFIDIVKDPVPPNEYKMEEDPKLFHSIKTQRGPLSDNWIEEYKQQVFPIMCAYKLCKVEFRYWGMQSKIERFIHDTGLRKVMVRAHRQAWCWQDEWYGLNMENIRELEKEAQLMLSRKMAQFNEDDEEAAELAKDEASQAQAPGEPPQPSSSSGEPLAGRGLKKQWSTSSKSSRSSKRGASPSRHSISEWRMQSIARDSDESSDDEYFDAHEDLSDSEEIFPKDITKWSSNDLMDKIESPEPEDTQDGLYRQSAPEFRVASSVEQLNIIEDEVSPPLAAPASTIHVLLLVLHGGTILDTGTGDPSSKQGDANTIATVFDTVMRVHYPSALGRLSIRLVPCPPICSDAFALVSNLSPYSHDEGCLSSSQDHIPLAALPLLATSSPQYQEAIATVIQRANLAYGDFIKSQEGMTFSGQICLIGDCVGGILAFDALCYSSQPVSESQSSSRRGSVASVQETDLLSPGTLVNAAHGTSGSSGLESSRHLSRSNIDIPRSNGVEDPKRQWPRKRSDSSTYELDTIQQHQAFLSSLHASVLRNEPSSRRSSSSTMLDGSGAVGKFDFEIADLFLFGCPLGLVLALRKTVIPTLDVFQLRPACQQVYNLFHPADPSASRLEPLLERRFHALPPFSIPRYQRYPLGDGCSTLLADALQTHNTVFQEHVAPSSPSAAPTTRGFRRASEISIASQVSGMAESYTASSIAQKAPASLSHTPSVRRLSLLALPPLSPTTPGSHPQAGQESPSLKQAPRLPDLDIREVAAKWWGQKRIDYALYCPDALTAFPTVALPHLFHASYWESTDVVSFLLRQVMRHDNSSILELDGKEVSVFTPSKPREKWQRKRTHVKLRNVTANHRINDAVANEDGPQVLTGRFMYGPLDMVTLTGEKVDVHIMMQPPSGEWLYLDTLVTNSSGRVSYTIPETHRLGVGVYPIKMVVRGDHTFADSYITVLPKGTEFVVFSIDGSFAASVSIMGSDPKVRAGAVDVVRHWQDLGYLIIYVTGRPDMQKQRVVAWLAQHNFPHGVVSFCDGLVHDPLRHKANFLKLLISELHLRVHAAYGSTKDVAVYSSISLSPMQIYIVGRPTKKLQQQCQFITDGYAAHLAQLKYNHRARPARNAATRMALRKGSFGLPGQGDFLRSRNHLLRTISAQPSGPGHRHDRTQSQADGEQRGQRSMSVAAGCWGRTMAGRLEPGAAAGPK comes from the exons ATGCACATCCCCAGCTGGTTCCGCTCCATCCTGCCCAAGGCAGCCCTGAGGGTGGTTGAGGAATCCTGGAACGCCTACCCCTATACCCGAACCAG GTTCACTTGCCCCTTTGTGGAGAAATTCTCCATTGACATCGAAACTTTTTATAAAACGGATGCTGGAGAAAACCCTAATGTGTTCAGCCTGTCTCCTGTGGAGAAGAACCAGCTGACAATCGGTAACCTCCACCAAG ACTTCATCGACATCGTCAAAGACCCTGTGCCCCCCAACGAGTATAAGATGGAAGAAGACCCCAAGCTATTCCATTCGATCAAGACACAGCGGGGGCCCCTGTCTGACAATTGGATTGAGGAGTACAAGCAGCAGGTGTTTCCCATAATGTGTGCCTACAAGCTCTGCAAGGTGGAGTTCCGCTATTGGGGCATGCAGTCCAAGATCGAGAGGTTCATCCATGACacgg GCCTGCGGAAGGTGATGGTGAGGGCCCACCGGCAGGCCTGGTGCTGGCAGGACGAGTGGTACGGGCTCAATATGGAGAACATCcgggagctggagaaagaagcGCAGCTCATGCTGTCCCGCAAGATGGCCCAGTTCAATGAAGATGATGAAGAGGCTGCCGAACTGGCCAAGGACGAAgccagccaggcccaggcccctggggagCCCCCCCAGCCCAGCAGTAGCAGCGGGGAGCCCCTGGCAGGCCGGGGCCTCAAGAAACAGTGGTCTACATCCTCCAAGTCCTCGCGGTCATCTAAGCGGGGAG CCAGCCCTTCCCGCCACAGCATCTCCGAGTGGAGGATGCAGAGTATCGCCCGGGACTCAGACGAGAGCTCAGACGACGAGTACTTCGACGCTCATG aggACCTGTCTGATTCAGAAGAAATATTCCCCAAGGACATCACCAAGTGGAGCTCCAATGACCTCATGGACAAAATTGAAAGTCCTGAGCCGGAGGATACACAGG ACGGTCTATACCGCCAGAGCGCCCCTGAATTCAGGGTGGCTTCCAGTGTGGAGCAGCTGAACATCATTGAG GACGAGGTCAGCCCACCCCTGGCTGCGCCGGCCTCCACAATCCACgtgttgctgctggtgctgcatGGAGGGACCATCCTGGACACGGGCACTGGAGACCCCAGCTCCAAGCAGGGCGACGCCAACACCATTGCCACCGTGTTCGACACCGTCATGCGTGTGCATTACCCCAGTGCCCTGGGCCGCCTCTCCATCCGCCTGGTGCCCTGCCCGCCCATCTGCTCCGATGCCTTCGCCCTTGTCTCCAA cctcagcccctaCAGCCACGATGAAGGCTGTCTGTCCAGCAGCCAGGACCACATCCCCctggctgccctgcccctgctggcCACCTCCTCACCCCAGTACCAGGAGGCGATTGCCACAGTGATTCAGCGGGCCAACCTTGCCTACGGGGACTTCATCAAGTCCCAGGAGGGCATGACCTTCAGTGGGCAG aTCTGCCTCATTGGGGACTGTGTGGGAGGCATCCTGGCATTCGATGCCTTATGCTACAGCAGCCAGCCAGTGTCTGAGAGTCAGAGCAGCAGCCGTCGGGGCAGCGTGGCCAGCGTGCAG GAAACTGACCTGCTGTCCCCCGGCACCCTGGTCAATGCGGCACATGGCACCAGTGGCAGCAGTGGCCTGGAGAGCAGCCGGCACCTGAGCCGCAGCAACATTGATATTCCCCGAAGCAATGGTGTTGAGGACCCCAAAAGGCAGTGGCCCCGAAAGAGGAGCGACTCATCCACCTATGAGCTGGACACCATCCAACAGCACCAGGCCTTCCTATCCAG CCTCCATGCCAGTGTGCTGAGGAACGAGCCCAGCTCCCGCCGTTCGAGCAGCTCCACCATGCTGGATGGCTCAGGGGCCGTGGGGAAATTTGACTTTGAGATCGCAGATCTTTTCCTCTTTGGGTGCCCGCTGGGGCTGGTCCTGGCCTTGAGGAAGACCGTCATCCCTACCCTTGATG tTTTCCAGCTGCGGCCAGCCTGCCAGCAAGTCTACAACCTCTTCCACCCCGCGGACCCGTCGGCCTCTCGCCTGGAGCCGCTGCTGGAGCGGAGATTCCACGCCCTGCCGCCTTTCAGCATCCCCCGCTACCAGCGCTACCCGCTGGGGGACGGCTGCTCCACGCTGCTGG CAGATGCACTCCAGACCCACAACACGGTCTTTCAAGAGCATGTGGCCCCCTCCTCGCCCAGTGCCGCCCCCACCACCCGAGGTTTCCGCCGAGCCAGTGAGATCAGCATTGCCAGCCAGGTGTCGGGCATGGCCGAGAGCTACACAGCATCCAGCATTGCCCAGA AGGCCCCGGCATCACTCAGCCATACCCCCAGCGTCAGGCGCCTGTCTCTGCTCGccctgccccctctctcccccactaCCCCAGGCTCCCACCCACAGGCCGGGCAAGAGAGCCCCAGCCTGAAGCAGGCCCCCCGCCTCCCTGACTTGGACATCAGAGAAG TTGCAGCAAAATGGTGGGGTCAGAAGCGGATCGACTATGCCCTGTACTGCCCTGACGCCCTGACGGCCTTCCCCACGGTGGCCCTGCCCCACCTCTTCCACGCCAGCTACTGGGAGTCAACAGATGTGGTCTCCTTCCTGCTGAGACAG GTCATGAGGCATGACAACTCCAGCATCCTGGAGCTGGATGGCAAAGAGGTTTCAGTGTTCACCCCCTCAAAGCCAAGAGAGAAGTGGCAGCGCAAGAGGACCCACGTGAAGCTGAGG AATGTGACCGCCAACCACCGGATCAATGACGCAGTCGCCAACGAGGATGGCCCACAGGTTCTGACGGGCCGATTCATGTATGGGCCCCTGGATATGGTCACTCTGACTGGAGAGAAG GTGGATGTGCACATCATGATGCAGCCACCCTCGGGCGAGTGGCTGTACCTGGACACGTTGGTGACCAACAGCAGTGGGCGGGTCTCCTACACCATCCCTGAGACCCACCGCTTGGGTGTGGGCGTCTACCCCATCAAGATGGTGGTCAG GGGAGACCACACGTTTGCTGACAGCTACATCACCGTGCTGCCCAAGGGCACGGAGTTTGTGGTCTTCAGTATTGATGGCTCCTTTGCCGCCAGCGTGTCCATCATGGGCAGCGACCCCAAAGTGCGGGCTGGGGCTGTGGACGTGGTGCG GCACTGGCAGGACCTGGGCTACCTCATCATCTATGTGACGGGCCGGCCTGACATGCAGAAGCAGCGCGTGGTGGCATGGCTGGCCCAGCACAACTTCCCCCACGGTGTGGTGTCCTTCTGTGATGGCCTGGTGCATGACCCGCTACGGCATAAGGCCAACTTCCTGAAGCTGCTCATCTCTGAG CTGCACCTGCGCGTGCACGCGGCCTACGGCTCCACCAAGGACGTGGCAGTCTACAGCTCCATCAGCCTGTCCCCCATGCAGATCTACATCGTGGGCCGGCCCACCAAGAAGCTGCAGCAGCAGTGCCAG TTCATCACGGATGGCTATGCGGCTCACCTGGCCCAGCTCAAGTACAACCACCGGGCACGGCCGGCCCGCAACGCGGCCACCCGCATGGCACTGCGGAAAGGCAGCTTCGGCCTGCCAGGCCAGGGTGACTTCTTGCGCTCCCGGAACCACCTGCTCCGCACCATCTCAGCCCAGCCCAGCGGGCCTGGCCACCGGCATGATCGGACACAGAGCCAGGCAGATGGCGAGCAGCGGGGACAGCGCAGCATGAGTGTGGCAGCTGGCTGCTGGGGCCGCACCATGGCTGGCCGGCTTGAGCCAGGGGCAGCCGCGGGCCCCAAGTAG
- the PITPNM2 gene encoding membrane-associated phosphatidylinositol transfer protein 2 isoform X12 has protein sequence MHIPSWFRSILPKAALRVVEESWNAYPYTRTRFTCPFVEKFSIDIETFYKTDAGENPNVFSLSPVEKNQLTIDFIDIVKDPVPPNEYKMEEDPKLFHSIKTQRGPLSDNWIEEYKQQVFPIMCAYKLCKVEFRYWGMQSKIERFIHDTGLRKVMVRAHRQAWCWQDEWYGLNMENIRELEKEAQLMLSRKMAQFNEDDEEAAELAKDEASQAQAPGEPPQPSSSSGEPLAGRGLKKQWSTSSKSSRSSKRGASPSRHSISEWRMQSIARDSDESSDDEYFDAHEDLSDSEEIFPKDITKWSSNDLMDKIESPEPEDTQDGLYRQSAPEFRVASSVEQLNIIEDEVSPPLAAPASTIHVLLLVLHGGTILDTGTGDPSSKQGDANTIATVFDTVMRVHYPSALGRLSIRLVPCPPICSDAFALVSNLSPYSHDEGCLSSSQDHIPLAALPLLATSSPQYQEAIATVIQRANLAYGDFIKSQEGMTFSGQICLIGDCVGGILAFDALCYSSQPVSESQSSSRRGSVASVQETDLLSPGTLVNAAHGTSGSSGLESSRHLSRSNIDIPRSNGVEDPKRQWPRKRSDSSTYELDTIQQHQAFLSSLHASVLRNEPSSRRSSSSTMLDGSGAVGKFDFEIADLFLFGCPLGLVLALRKTVIPTLDVFQLRPACQQVYNLFHPADPSASRLEPLLERRFHALPPFSIPRYQRYPLGDGCSTLLVETVQRNPELVLEGGPLAPLPPGDGFLETSIPVPALTWQDGPRPSPGCAESDALQTHNTVFQEHVAPSSPSAAPTTRGFRRASEISIASQVSGMAESYTASSIAQIAAKWWGQKRIDYALYCPDALTAFPTVALPHLFHASYWESTDVVSFLLRQVMRHDNSSILELDGKEVSVFTPSKPREKWQRKRTHVKLRNVTANHRINDAVANEDGPQVLTGRFMYGPLDMVTLTGEKVDVHIMMQPPSGEWLYLDTLVTNSSGRVSYTIPETHRLGVGVYPIKMVVRGDHTFADSYITVLPKGTEFVVFSIDGSFAASVSIMGSDPKVRAGAVDVVRHWQDLGYLIIYVTGRPDMQKQRVVAWLAQHNFPHGVVSFCDGLVHDPLRHKANFLKLLISELHLRVHAAYGSTKDVAVYSSISLSPMQIYIVGRPTKKLQQQCQFITDGYAAHLAQLKYNHRARPARNAATRMALRKGSFGLPGQGDFLRSRNHLLRTISAQPSGPGHRHDRTQSQADGEQRGQRSMSVAAGCWGRTMAGRLEPGAAAGPK, from the exons ATGCACATCCCCAGCTGGTTCCGCTCCATCCTGCCCAAGGCAGCCCTGAGGGTGGTTGAGGAATCCTGGAACGCCTACCCCTATACCCGAACCAG GTTCACTTGCCCCTTTGTGGAGAAATTCTCCATTGACATCGAAACTTTTTATAAAACGGATGCTGGAGAAAACCCTAATGTGTTCAGCCTGTCTCCTGTGGAGAAGAACCAGCTGACAATCG ACTTCATCGACATCGTCAAAGACCCTGTGCCCCCCAACGAGTATAAGATGGAAGAAGACCCCAAGCTATTCCATTCGATCAAGACACAGCGGGGGCCCCTGTCTGACAATTGGATTGAGGAGTACAAGCAGCAGGTGTTTCCCATAATGTGTGCCTACAAGCTCTGCAAGGTGGAGTTCCGCTATTGGGGCATGCAGTCCAAGATCGAGAGGTTCATCCATGACacgg GCCTGCGGAAGGTGATGGTGAGGGCCCACCGGCAGGCCTGGTGCTGGCAGGACGAGTGGTACGGGCTCAATATGGAGAACATCcgggagctggagaaagaagcGCAGCTCATGCTGTCCCGCAAGATGGCCCAGTTCAATGAAGATGATGAAGAGGCTGCCGAACTGGCCAAGGACGAAgccagccaggcccaggcccctggggagCCCCCCCAGCCCAGCAGTAGCAGCGGGGAGCCCCTGGCAGGCCGGGGCCTCAAGAAACAGTGGTCTACATCCTCCAAGTCCTCGCGGTCATCTAAGCGGGGAG CCAGCCCTTCCCGCCACAGCATCTCCGAGTGGAGGATGCAGAGTATCGCCCGGGACTCAGACGAGAGCTCAGACGACGAGTACTTCGACGCTCATG aggACCTGTCTGATTCAGAAGAAATATTCCCCAAGGACATCACCAAGTGGAGCTCCAATGACCTCATGGACAAAATTGAAAGTCCTGAGCCGGAGGATACACAGG ACGGTCTATACCGCCAGAGCGCCCCTGAATTCAGGGTGGCTTCCAGTGTGGAGCAGCTGAACATCATTGAG GACGAGGTCAGCCCACCCCTGGCTGCGCCGGCCTCCACAATCCACgtgttgctgctggtgctgcatGGAGGGACCATCCTGGACACGGGCACTGGAGACCCCAGCTCCAAGCAGGGCGACGCCAACACCATTGCCACCGTGTTCGACACCGTCATGCGTGTGCATTACCCCAGTGCCCTGGGCCGCCTCTCCATCCGCCTGGTGCCCTGCCCGCCCATCTGCTCCGATGCCTTCGCCCTTGTCTCCAA cctcagcccctaCAGCCACGATGAAGGCTGTCTGTCCAGCAGCCAGGACCACATCCCCctggctgccctgcccctgctggcCACCTCCTCACCCCAGTACCAGGAGGCGATTGCCACAGTGATTCAGCGGGCCAACCTTGCCTACGGGGACTTCATCAAGTCCCAGGAGGGCATGACCTTCAGTGGGCAG aTCTGCCTCATTGGGGACTGTGTGGGAGGCATCCTGGCATTCGATGCCTTATGCTACAGCAGCCAGCCAGTGTCTGAGAGTCAGAGCAGCAGCCGTCGGGGCAGCGTGGCCAGCGTGCAG GAAACTGACCTGCTGTCCCCCGGCACCCTGGTCAATGCGGCACATGGCACCAGTGGCAGCAGTGGCCTGGAGAGCAGCCGGCACCTGAGCCGCAGCAACATTGATATTCCCCGAAGCAATGGTGTTGAGGACCCCAAAAGGCAGTGGCCCCGAAAGAGGAGCGACTCATCCACCTATGAGCTGGACACCATCCAACAGCACCAGGCCTTCCTATCCAG CCTCCATGCCAGTGTGCTGAGGAACGAGCCCAGCTCCCGCCGTTCGAGCAGCTCCACCATGCTGGATGGCTCAGGGGCCGTGGGGAAATTTGACTTTGAGATCGCAGATCTTTTCCTCTTTGGGTGCCCGCTGGGGCTGGTCCTGGCCTTGAGGAAGACCGTCATCCCTACCCTTGATG tTTTCCAGCTGCGGCCAGCCTGCCAGCAAGTCTACAACCTCTTCCACCCCGCGGACCCGTCGGCCTCTCGCCTGGAGCCGCTGCTGGAGCGGAGATTCCACGCCCTGCCGCCTTTCAGCATCCCCCGCTACCAGCGCTACCCGCTGGGGGACGGCTGCTCCACGCTGCTGG TCGAGACAGTGCAGAGAAACCCTGAGCTGGTCCTGGAGGGCGGGCCcctggcccctctccccccaggggACGGCTTCCTGGAAACCAGTATCCCTGTTCCCGCGCTCACCTGGCAAGACGGGCCCCGCCCGAGCCCGGGCTGTGCTGAGT CAGATGCACTCCAGACCCACAACACGGTCTTTCAAGAGCATGTGGCCCCCTCCTCGCCCAGTGCCGCCCCCACCACCCGAGGTTTCCGCCGAGCCAGTGAGATCAGCATTGCCAGCCAGGTGTCGGGCATGGCCGAGAGCTACACAGCATCCAGCATTGCCCAGA TTGCAGCAAAATGGTGGGGTCAGAAGCGGATCGACTATGCCCTGTACTGCCCTGACGCCCTGACGGCCTTCCCCACGGTGGCCCTGCCCCACCTCTTCCACGCCAGCTACTGGGAGTCAACAGATGTGGTCTCCTTCCTGCTGAGACAG GTCATGAGGCATGACAACTCCAGCATCCTGGAGCTGGATGGCAAAGAGGTTTCAGTGTTCACCCCCTCAAAGCCAAGAGAGAAGTGGCAGCGCAAGAGGACCCACGTGAAGCTGAGG AATGTGACCGCCAACCACCGGATCAATGACGCAGTCGCCAACGAGGATGGCCCACAGGTTCTGACGGGCCGATTCATGTATGGGCCCCTGGATATGGTCACTCTGACTGGAGAGAAG GTGGATGTGCACATCATGATGCAGCCACCCTCGGGCGAGTGGCTGTACCTGGACACGTTGGTGACCAACAGCAGTGGGCGGGTCTCCTACACCATCCCTGAGACCCACCGCTTGGGTGTGGGCGTCTACCCCATCAAGATGGTGGTCAG GGGAGACCACACGTTTGCTGACAGCTACATCACCGTGCTGCCCAAGGGCACGGAGTTTGTGGTCTTCAGTATTGATGGCTCCTTTGCCGCCAGCGTGTCCATCATGGGCAGCGACCCCAAAGTGCGGGCTGGGGCTGTGGACGTGGTGCG GCACTGGCAGGACCTGGGCTACCTCATCATCTATGTGACGGGCCGGCCTGACATGCAGAAGCAGCGCGTGGTGGCATGGCTGGCCCAGCACAACTTCCCCCACGGTGTGGTGTCCTTCTGTGATGGCCTGGTGCATGACCCGCTACGGCATAAGGCCAACTTCCTGAAGCTGCTCATCTCTGAG CTGCACCTGCGCGTGCACGCGGCCTACGGCTCCACCAAGGACGTGGCAGTCTACAGCTCCATCAGCCTGTCCCCCATGCAGATCTACATCGTGGGCCGGCCCACCAAGAAGCTGCAGCAGCAGTGCCAG TTCATCACGGATGGCTATGCGGCTCACCTGGCCCAGCTCAAGTACAACCACCGGGCACGGCCGGCCCGCAACGCGGCCACCCGCATGGCACTGCGGAAAGGCAGCTTCGGCCTGCCAGGCCAGGGTGACTTCTTGCGCTCCCGGAACCACCTGCTCCGCACCATCTCAGCCCAGCCCAGCGGGCCTGGCCACCGGCATGATCGGACACAGAGCCAGGCAGATGGCGAGCAGCGGGGACAGCGCAGCATGAGTGTGGCAGCTGGCTGCTGGGGCCGCACCATGGCTGGCCGGCTTGAGCCAGGGGCAGCCGCGGGCCCCAAGTAG